Proteins encoded by one window of Pseudokineococcus lusitanus:
- a CDS encoding DUF3263 domain-containing protein: protein MDDAAAQDPARTADAAHLPAGLSARDAAVLDFERQWWRYAGAKEQAVRELFGLSATSYYQVLNTLLDSPEALAHDPMLVKRLRRMRSQRQRSRTERRLGARG from the coding sequence GTGGACGACGCCGCAGCGCAGGACCCCGCCCGCACGGCCGACGCGGCCCACCTCCCCGCCGGGCTCAGCGCCCGCGACGCCGCCGTCCTCGACTTCGAGCGGCAGTGGTGGCGGTACGCCGGCGCCAAGGAGCAGGCGGTCCGGGAGCTCTTCGGCCTGTCGGCCACCTCGTACTACCAGGTGCTCAACACCCTCCTCGACAGCCCCGAGGCCCTCGCGCACGACCCGATGCTGGTCAAGCGGCTGCGGAGGATGCGCAGCCAGCGGCAGCGCTCGCGCACCGAGCGGCGCCTCGGCGCCCGTGGCTGA